A portion of the Acidobacteriota bacterium genome contains these proteins:
- a CDS encoding asparagine synthetase B has product MRTFQVAIWLLVLPLVASGASLLVPMDSSQTDHLKAYGVVYKSLEKGHKAEWLLNYRNGSFLIDYSPEASDVCLLMGVRAIKVTSGQVADIYRQIEVENMERVELEKAPSIAVYSPPSLQPWDDAVTLALTYAEIDYDIVWDEEVLSGVLEEYDWLHCHHEDFSGQYGKFYAAFRNQLWYQADVRANEEMARKLGYDKVSHLKRDVAKTIYDYVRRGGFLFSMCSAPETMDMALAADGVDIVPGEFDGDPPDPGCQSRLDYGRTFAFENFEVSIDPMVYRRSDIDTYPDRLVRFPTPQQDFFFLFEFSAKLDPVPTMLTQDHVSTINGFMGQVTGFRKSLVKKHVIALAQPDNFDEVRYIHGNVGRGTFTFLSGHDPEDYQHMVHDPPTDLSLHKDSPGYRLILNNVLFPAAKQKERKT; this is encoded by the coding sequence ATGCGAACGTTTCAAGTTGCCATCTGGTTGCTGGTCCTGCCGCTTGTTGCCAGCGGTGCTTCGCTCCTGGTTCCCATGGACAGTTCCCAGACCGATCACCTCAAGGCCTACGGGGTGGTTTACAAGTCGCTGGAGAAGGGACACAAGGCCGAGTGGCTTCTCAACTACCGCAACGGTTCATTTCTCATCGACTACTCACCCGAAGCGTCAGACGTCTGCCTGCTCATGGGCGTCAGGGCAATCAAGGTGACCTCGGGACAGGTGGCCGATATTTACCGGCAAATCGAGGTCGAGAACATGGAGCGGGTCGAACTGGAGAAAGCGCCTTCGATTGCAGTCTACTCTCCGCCCTCGCTTCAGCCGTGGGATGACGCGGTGACGCTGGCGCTGACGTATGCCGAAATCGACTACGATATCGTCTGGGACGAAGAGGTACTCTCCGGCGTTCTCGAGGAATACGACTGGCTGCACTGCCACCACGAGGATTTCTCGGGTCAGTACGGCAAGTTCTACGCTGCCTTCCGCAACCAGCTATGGTACCAGGCGGACGTCCGGGCCAACGAGGAGATGGCCCGCAAGCTCGGCTACGATAAGGTGTCTCACCTCAAACGGGACGTCGCCAAGACTATTTATGATTACGTGCGTCGCGGGGGGTTCCTGTTCTCGATGTGCTCCGCGCCGGAGACGATGGACATGGCCCTTGCCGCCGACGGTGTGGACATTGTCCCGGGAGAGTTCGATGGCGACCCGCCCGATCCCGGCTGTCAGTCACGGCTGGATTACGGCAGGACCTTCGCCTTTGAGAATTTTGAGGTTTCTATTGATCCCATGGTTTACCGCCGGTCCGATATCGATACCTACCCGGACCGCCTGGTCCGTTTTCCGACGCCGCAGCAGGATTTTTTCTTCCTCTTTGAATTCTCCGCCAAACTCGATCCCGTTCCCACCATGCTGACACAGGACCACGTCAGTACGATCAACGGATTCATGGGGCAGGTAACGGGATTCAGAAAGTCGCTGGTGAAAAAGCACGTGATTGCCCTGGCTCAGCCGGACAATTTCGATGAGGTCCGCTACATCCACGGCAACGTCGGGCGAGGCACTTTCACTTTTCTCTCCGGGCACGATCCCGAGGACTACCAGCATATGGTGCACGACCCGCCGACGGATCTGTCGTTGCACAAGGATTCACCCGGCTACCGCCTGATCCTCAATAACGTGCTGTTTCCCGCGGCCAAGCAGAAGGAACGCAAGACGTAA
- a CDS encoding DUF4097 family beta strand repeat-containing protein produces the protein MKCLCKLFIPPAVVALALGVSAGTGDDDRIVKTYEGITAIDLQTVSGDCIVKKGNTDRVEVELEHSYSPRGSFEPTFRERGDVLKLTEVMRRSNSGSSTWVLTVPDDTRIEFSSASGNFTVENLTGDFSVGVASGDIDIRDCGGVFDLSTASGDVDVSNVSIAEPSSFSSASGSVRVKLADTPESDVSLGSASGRASLDYNGNPVKGYFEFVAKVRHGRIVSPFDFDDEETYRRRGDRDEYVRKSFSRGGDSPVIEIRTASGRATLRE, from the coding sequence ATGAAATGTCTGTGCAAACTTTTCATCCCGCCGGCAGTAGTCGCCCTGGCCCTTGGCGTAAGCGCAGGGACAGGGGATGACGATCGGATTGTCAAGACGTACGAAGGCATAACGGCCATTGACCTGCAAACCGTCAGCGGCGACTGCATCGTAAAGAAGGGAAATACCGACCGTGTTGAGGTCGAACTGGAACACTCATACTCGCCGCGCGGATCCTTTGAGCCCACATTTCGTGAGCGCGGCGACGTGCTCAAACTAACCGAGGTGATGCGCAGATCCAACAGCGGCTCGTCAACCTGGGTGCTGACCGTGCCGGACGATACGCGCATCGAATTCTCCTCCGCCTCGGGAAACTTCACCGTGGAGAACCTGACCGGTGACTTCTCGGTCGGTGTCGCCTCCGGCGACATCGACATCAGGGATTGCGGGGGAGTTTTCGATCTCAGCACCGCGTCCGGTGATGTCGACGTTTCGAACGTATCCATTGCGGAACCCAGCTCATTTTCGTCGGCGTCGGGCAGCGTAAGAGTCAAACTCGCGGACACGCCCGAGTCCGACGTTTCCCTGGGCTCGGCCAGCGGAAGGGCAAGCCTGGACTACAACGGAAACCCGGTAAAAGGATACTTCGAGTTCGTCGCCAAGGTCCGCCATGGGCGAATCGTCTCTCCGTTCGATTTCGACGACGAAGAGACTTATCGGCGGCGGGGCGATCGTGACGAGTACGTCAGGAAGTCCTTCAGCCGGGGCGGCGATTCACCGGTGATTGAGATCAGGACCGCTTCAGGCAGGGCGACATTGAGAGAATAA
- the ruvX gene encoding Holliday junction resolvase RuvX has product MASRENRTYLGIDYGARRIGLAKSDPTGLIASPLTTLEVKSAADALKKLSAVISEYSPDGLVFGYPLHDSGEKSDKCREVDAFIKRLAAEYGGPIYRVDEGHSSREAVSIIHAHGKQAGRNKKLIDRLAAVVILQRFLDEQPDQSHGRSQS; this is encoded by the coding sequence ATGGCGAGCCGGGAGAACCGCACATACCTGGGCATCGACTACGGGGCGCGTCGAATCGGTCTGGCCAAGAGCGACCCGACCGGTCTGATCGCCTCGCCGCTGACAACCCTTGAGGTGAAATCAGCCGCCGATGCCCTGAAAAAGCTGTCGGCAGTGATCAGCGAATACTCGCCGGACGGCCTCGTGTTCGGTTATCCGCTGCATGACTCCGGGGAAAAAAGCGACAAATGCCGCGAGGTCGATGCCTTTATAAAGCGCCTTGCGGCCGAGTACGGCGGTCCGATCTACCGGGTCGATGAAGGACACAGTTCGCGCGAGGCCGTTTCTATCATACACGCTCACGGCAAACAGGCCGGCAGGAACAAGAAACTGATTGATCGCCTTGCAGCTGTTGTGATTCTCCAGCGGTTTCTCGATGAGCAACCCGATCAGTCCCATGGGAGGTCGCAATCATGA
- the mltG gene encoding endolytic transglycosylase MltG produces the protein MSVVKRGLLVILILLVAAAGYVLYAYYGTVDLGDRTVSIVIEPGDDFTEVAGRLLERGVVRSRIMLRYPARLRGVDRRLTPGRYDFKGGNSCRSVLDRLAGADFLRVRVTVAEGAPIWKVASILADQAQADSAAVLDLNRDSVFLASLDLPYLEGYLFPETYFFAWGSTTQEMVQDMVAMFRSQCDTIWSDSVHNGLSRDEIVILASIIEAEAGLDEEKPLIASVYHNRLRQGTKLDADPTVIYGLGGLDRPLTTKDLRASTPYNTYRRPGLPPTPINSPGLASLRAALHPDSTDYYYFVADGTGGHRFSRTNREHINARNEIRRSMRQQGGK, from the coding sequence ATGTCTGTTGTTAAGCGTGGCCTGCTCGTCATCCTGATTCTTCTGGTCGCGGCCGCCGGATACGTCCTGTATGCGTATTACGGAACGGTTGACCTCGGCGACAGAACGGTATCAATCGTCATCGAACCCGGTGACGACTTCACGGAGGTGGCCGGGCGATTGCTCGAACGGGGCGTGGTGCGGTCACGAATCATGCTGCGTTATCCGGCCAGGCTGCGCGGTGTCGATCGCCGGCTGACGCCGGGGCGGTATGACTTCAAGGGCGGCAATTCCTGCCGTTCGGTGCTTGACCGGCTGGCCGGGGCCGACTTTCTGCGGGTCCGGGTGACTGTCGCGGAGGGAGCGCCGATATGGAAAGTCGCTTCGATCCTGGCTGATCAGGCGCAGGCGGACTCGGCCGCAGTGCTGGACCTGAACCGGGATTCGGTCTTTCTCGCCTCGCTGGACCTGCCGTATCTCGAGGGTTACCTGTTTCCCGAGACGTACTTCTTTGCGTGGGGCAGCACGACCCAGGAGATGGTGCAGGACATGGTGGCGATGTTCCGTTCCCAGTGCGATACGATCTGGTCCGATTCCGTCCACAACGGTCTGAGCCGGGATGAAATTGTCATACTGGCCTCGATAATCGAGGCCGAGGCCGGGCTGGACGAGGAAAAGCCGCTGATCGCGTCCGTCTACCACAACCGGCTGCGACAAGGGACGAAACTCGACGCCGATCCCACGGTAATCTACGGCCTGGGGGGACTTGACCGGCCCCTGACGACGAAAGACCTCCGCGCAAGCACGCCGTATAACACTTATCGCAGACCGGGGCTGCCGCCCACGCCCATCAACTCTCCCGGCCTGGCGTCGTTGCGCGCGGCTCTCCATCCCGACAGCACCGACTATTACTACTTTGTCGCCGACGGTACTGGAGGGCACCGGTTCTCGCGTACCAACAGGGAACATATAAACGCGCGCAACGAGATCCGGCGTTCCATGCGACAGCAGGGGGGGAAGTAG
- a CDS encoding GAF domain-containing protein has protein sequence MIDSRHRHDPDRMSSNRGASWSVNLDAWLPDRIDLPDMFVLVTRKLQQMYPITRGLLAVRESGGTRFIATASFSPRRTRKNLSLRLPSASSLFEKVAEGGVTYTESCREFFSGNPFERNLLLGGDTRSFVLQPLKHEGTVVGIIGYSSDEPTAFTLFEDGLLDRVAARFAARITATIPTSA, from the coding sequence ATGATCGACAGTCGACACAGGCACGACCCCGACCGCATGTCGTCGAATCGCGGGGCCTCGTGGTCCGTGAACCTCGATGCCTGGCTTCCGGACAGGATTGACCTGCCGGACATGTTCGTCCTGGTTACCCGCAAGCTGCAGCAGATGTACCCCATCACGCGAGGGCTGTTAGCGGTTCGTGAGTCCGGCGGAACGAGGTTTATCGCCACGGCCAGCTTCAGCCCCAGGAGAACCCGCAAGAACCTCTCACTTCGCCTGCCGTCCGCGTCGTCGCTGTTCGAGAAAGTTGCCGAGGGAGGCGTGACATACACCGAAAGCTGCCGCGAGTTCTTCAGCGGTAACCCGTTTGAACGAAACCTCCTGCTCGGAGGTGACACCCGCTCTTTTGTCCTGCAGCCGCTCAAGCACGAGGGCACGGTCGTCGGCATCATCGGGTACAGTTCGGACGAGCCGACGGCCTTCACGCTGTTCGAAGACGGCCTGCTTGACCGGGTCGCCGCACGGTTTGCGGCCAGAATTACCGCGACAATTCCCACTTCTGCATAA
- a CDS encoding sigma-54 dependent transcriptional regulator — protein MDSKTGNTNIEILVIDDDGPPRKALAGLLTGPHHRVHEAVSTAEGTSVVKGITPDVILAGIRGRSAPGPEIVREIRESYPGSELILLAAPESVDAAEDAVRDGAFGYLVQPCSDDQVLLTVRKAVQLRLMRRELTVLREHVAMSYGFDNIIGISKQITQLKETARRIAATDITILITGPSGTGKELFARAIHHHSDRRDKRFVTADCAAIPESLLESGLFGCVAGSHASAKPGRPGLLEEADGGTLFLDEVGRIPASVQAKLLCFLSDSEVRPLGASTSRRVDVRVVAATSHDLAKMVADGELLQDLYYRLSVIPLNLPTLAERAEDIEILIDYLVRKICRETDRQPVAVSRPAVDRLRSHTWPGNVRELENTLRRGIALCSGGELSVDDISFVSAGREPAGEEPGPARRSLHLKGHLMDSSQRSVIVNALNDNNWNYTRTATELGIGRTTLWRKIRKYDLRRELVSH, from the coding sequence ATGGATTCCAAAACAGGCAACACCAATATCGAGATCCTGGTCATCGATGACGACGGTCCGCCGCGGAAGGCACTGGCCGGACTTCTCACCGGTCCGCACCACCGTGTCCACGAAGCCGTTTCGACGGCTGAAGGCACGAGCGTCGTCAAAGGGATAACGCCCGATGTCATTCTCGCCGGTATTCGCGGGCGCAGCGCCCCCGGGCCTGAGATAGTCAGAGAAATCAGGGAAAGCTATCCGGGCAGCGAGCTCATTCTGCTGGCGGCACCGGAATCGGTCGACGCCGCCGAGGACGCCGTCCGCGACGGAGCTTTTGGCTACCTCGTACAACCGTGTTCGGATGATCAGGTGCTGCTGACAGTACGAAAGGCCGTGCAGTTGAGGCTGATGCGGCGCGAACTCACGGTTCTTCGCGAACACGTGGCCATGTCATACGGCTTCGACAACATCATCGGCATCTCCAAACAGATTACGCAGTTGAAGGAGACAGCACGGCGCATCGCCGCGACCGACATCACCATTCTGATCACCGGGCCCTCGGGCACCGGCAAGGAACTGTTCGCGCGCGCCATCCACCACCACTCCGACCGCCGGGACAAGAGGTTCGTCACCGCAGACTGCGCGGCCATTCCCGAATCGCTGCTGGAGTCAGGGCTTTTCGGTTGCGTTGCGGGTTCTCACGCGTCGGCGAAACCCGGCAGGCCGGGATTGCTGGAGGAGGCCGACGGCGGAACGCTCTTTCTGGACGAGGTCGGTCGCATACCGGCATCGGTGCAGGCAAAGCTCCTGTGCTTCCTGTCCGATTCGGAAGTCCGCCCCCTCGGTGCGTCGACATCCAGGCGGGTTGACGTTCGCGTCGTGGCCGCAACCAGTCATGACCTAGCCAAAATGGTTGCCGACGGGGAGCTTCTCCAGGACCTGTACTACCGGCTGAGCGTCATACCGCTGAATCTTCCCACCCTGGCCGAACGGGCCGAGGATATCGAAATCCTCATCGACTACCTGGTGCGGAAGATCTGCCGGGAGACCGACAGGCAGCCGGTAGCCGTCAGCCGGCCGGCCGTTGACCGACTGAGGAGTCACACCTGGCCCGGCAACGTGCGCGAGCTGGAAAACACGCTCAGGCGAGGCATCGCCCTTTGCAGCGGCGGCGAACTGAGCGTTGACGATATCTCCTTCGTCTCCGCCGGTCGCGAACCGGCCGGTGAGGAACCGGGACCGGCGCGAAGGTCGCTCCACCTGAAAGGTCACCTGATGGACAGCAGCCAGCGATCCGTCATTGTCAATGCCCTTAACGACAACAACTGGAACTACACGAGGACCGCCACCGAACTCGGAATCGGCCGCACCACGCTCTGGCGCAAAATACGGAAGTACGATCTCAGGCGGGAACTGGTCAGCCACTGA
- the gatC gene encoding Asp-tRNA(Asn)/Glu-tRNA(Gln) amidotransferase subunit GatC produces the protein MPISSKQVEHVARLARLHLSPEEVAQFSRELSVILEYIDQLRSVDTEGIELQDRPAGMRPVHREDEVCPSLLREKALASAPDQDGEYFRVPRVIG, from the coding sequence ATGCCAATCTCAAGTAAGCAGGTGGAACACGTAGCCCGCCTGGCGCGGCTTCATCTGTCCCCGGAAGAGGTCGCGCAGTTCAGCCGTGAGCTTTCAGTTATCCTTGAATACATCGATCAGCTCCGGTCCGTGGACACCGAGGGCATAGAGTTGCAGGATCGGCCTGCCGGTATGAGGCCCGTGCACCGCGAGGACGAAGTGTGCCCGTCTCTTCTGCGCGAGAAGGCGCTGGCCAGTGCTCCGGATCAAGACGGCGAGTATTTCCGGGTTCCCAGGGTTATCGGATGA
- the kdsB gene encoding 3-deoxy-manno-octulosonate cytidylyltransferase, whose amino-acid sequence MKKPGVLAVIPARLRSTRFSGKVLYPFRGKPLLYWVWREVRRCSRIDRLVVATDDREVHQAAEAFGAEVMRTSARHRTGTDRVAEVAEVLGGKLIINVQADNLGLKHAVLNRVIDRMNEHPAIPVATLARRIETDDELFNPGLVKVIISETGEALWFSRYPLPYLQGADGRRRAGQFGFYAHIGVYFFRRAALRAFARSRRTALERAESLEQLRILERGGRIRVFKTAMRSVSVDRPEDVKKLTVLYK is encoded by the coding sequence ATGAAAAAACCGGGCGTGCTGGCGGTTATCCCGGCTCGATTGAGATCGACGCGGTTTTCCGGCAAGGTGCTCTATCCTTTCCGGGGCAAGCCGCTTCTCTACTGGGTTTGGCGCGAGGTTCGTCGTTGCAGTCGGATCGACCGCCTCGTCGTGGCCACTGACGATCGCGAGGTACATCAGGCGGCTGAGGCGTTCGGTGCCGAGGTCATGAGAACCTCAGCCCGGCACCGGACCGGCACAGACAGGGTGGCCGAGGTCGCGGAAGTGCTGGGCGGAAAGCTGATCATCAACGTTCAGGCGGACAATCTGGGTTTGAAACACGCCGTCCTGAACCGGGTCATTGACCGGATGAACGAACATCCTGCGATCCCGGTCGCGACTCTGGCCCGGCGGATTGAGACGGATGATGAGTTGTTCAATCCCGGCCTGGTCAAGGTAATTATCTCCGAAACGGGTGAGGCGCTGTGGTTCTCACGATATCCGCTTCCCTATCTGCAGGGGGCCGATGGCCGCCGGCGGGCCGGGCAGTTCGGGTTCTACGCGCATATCGGCGTCTATTTCTTCAGGCGGGCGGCCCTGCGCGCTTTCGCCCGGTCCAGGCGCACGGCCCTTGAAAGGGCTGAATCGCTCGAGCAGTTGCGGATCCTCGAGCGCGGTGGCAGGATACGGGTGTTCAAGACCGCAATGCGTTCCGTATCGGTGGATCGACCGGAAGACGTGAAAAAGCTGACTGTCTTATATAAGTAA
- a CDS encoding CTP synthase: MSESGSTKYVFVTGGVVSSLGKGIAAASLGLLLQRRGLKVQNIKLDPYLNVDPGTMNPFQHGEVFVLDDGSETDLDLGHYERFLDQSLEKGNNVTTGQIYHTIITRERRGDYLGATVQVIPHVTEEIKVRIRNPSRSADRPDVIIAEIGGTVGDIESLPFLEAIRQIGLEEGTGNVLYVHVTLVPYIPTAGEFKTKPTQHSVKALREIGIQPNILLCRSATSITDSLRQKISLFCSVPARSVIAARDVSTVYEVPLEFHEQKLDDIVVGHFGWDLPEPDLREWEGIVEKIKNPRRRIKIGICGKYVNLKDAYKSIIEAFVHAGVASEAEVILVWVSSEEIKKGGAEKFLHDVNGLLIPGGFGERGVEGKIEAIRYVREKRIPFLGICLGMQCAVIEFARNVCNLKDAHSYEFYRDLKHPVIHLMADQEGVAELGGTMRLGKYPCRIADGTRSLEAYGTKDISERHRHRYELNNAYREMLEDNGLVIAGVSPDTRLVEIVEVPGHPWFVAVQFHPELKSRPTKPHPLFREFVRAAVMHGEGKQQRASAGRDRSADVSAAARKEAGGLDQ; this comes from the coding sequence ATGTCTGAAAGCGGCAGTACCAAGTACGTCTTCGTCACCGGCGGAGTGGTTTCGTCGCTGGGCAAAGGGATTGCGGCTGCCTCGCTGGGTCTTCTGCTGCAGCGGCGGGGTCTGAAGGTCCAGAACATCAAGCTCGATCCCTATCTCAACGTTGACCCGGGAACCATGAATCCTTTTCAGCACGGCGAAGTGTTTGTTCTTGACGACGGTTCCGAGACCGATCTCGACCTGGGTCACTACGAACGTTTCCTCGACCAGTCGCTCGAGAAGGGGAACAACGTCACGACCGGGCAGATCTACCATACTATCATTACTCGGGAGCGCCGGGGCGACTACCTCGGAGCGACGGTCCAGGTTATTCCTCACGTGACGGAGGAAATAAAGGTTCGGATCAGGAATCCCAGCCGGTCGGCGGACAGGCCGGACGTGATAATTGCGGAGATCGGCGGCACGGTGGGAGATATCGAATCTTTGCCGTTTCTGGAGGCGATCCGTCAAATCGGCCTGGAAGAGGGCACCGGCAACGTCCTGTACGTCCACGTGACGCTGGTCCCGTACATTCCGACCGCCGGAGAGTTCAAGACCAAGCCGACCCAGCACTCGGTCAAGGCGCTCCGCGAGATCGGTATTCAACCGAACATACTTCTGTGCCGCTCGGCAACGTCGATTACCGACTCACTCCGTCAGAAGATCAGCCTGTTCTGCTCGGTGCCGGCTCGTTCCGTGATTGCCGCGCGTGACGTGTCGACGGTGTACGAGGTGCCGCTGGAGTTCCACGAGCAGAAGCTCGACGACATCGTCGTGGGGCATTTCGGTTGGGATCTTCCCGAACCTGACCTGAGGGAGTGGGAAGGAATCGTGGAGAAGATCAAGAATCCGCGCCGGCGGATCAAGATCGGTATCTGCGGCAAGTACGTGAATCTGAAGGATGCCTACAAGTCGATCATCGAGGCCTTCGTTCACGCCGGCGTCGCCAGCGAGGCCGAGGTCATCCTGGTCTGGGTCAGTTCCGAGGAGATCAAGAAAGGCGGGGCGGAGAAGTTCCTTCACGATGTCAACGGCCTGTTGATCCCGGGCGGTTTCGGCGAGCGCGGAGTGGAGGGCAAGATCGAGGCCATCCGCTACGTCAGGGAGAAGAGGATCCCCTTCCTTGGGATTTGTCTCGGGATGCAGTGCGCCGTAATCGAATTCGCCCGGAACGTCTGCAACCTGAAGGACGCCCACAGCTACGAGTTCTACCGTGACCTGAAGCATCCGGTGATTCACCTGATGGCGGATCAGGAGGGTGTGGCCGAACTTGGTGGAACCATGCGACTCGGCAAGTACCCATGCCGCATCGCTGACGGCACCCGTTCCCTGGAGGCTTACGGCACCAAAGACATATCCGAGCGACATCGCCACCGCTATGAGCTTAACAACGCCTACCGGGAGATGCTGGAGGACAACGGCTTGGTGATCGCCGGCGTGTCTCCGGACACGCGCCTGGTCGAGATAGTCGAGGTGCCGGGTCACCCCTGGTTTGTCGCCGTGCAGTTTCACCCGGAGTTGAAATCGCGGCCCACCAAGCCACATCCGCTGTTCAGGGAATTCGTCAGGGCCGCCGTGATGCACGGCGAAGGCAAACAGCAGCGGGCATCAGCCGGGAGGGATCGTTCCGCTGACGTGTCCGCCGCTGCGCGCAAAGAAGCCGGCGGTTTAGATCAATGA
- a CDS encoding SLBB domain-containing protein codes for MLSLALFLLVTRPTFDLGTESEARLERDTVWQARGEQFYDEPIDPDMYLIRPGELLRVTFIGTQLPPLQLAVDAESRIVDQNLGVVDLADRTLSEARGLLTQAMARVYNTGEAAVSVSDPYPVVIRVSGAVNRPGRYRAYLSQRVSDIIDSAGGIAPGGSARRLRFVSPRREVPVDLDQAVMTGDPGADPCLYAGLHVIVPPRSTTVVHVLGAVSNPREIELIGGESLDQLLALAGGPLADADVGSSYLVNDSGRNPLMPGSIRPGDFIMVPTGSAGARAGDVILVGAVARVGRYPYRDGMSLSDLLTLGGGAAKRANLSRVTIFRKAEPDVWSRREAARYPLSPAAEADVDAGAVMLRPSDSVFVPVRLGYVKVSGEVRYPGLYEYRSGKAASYYIGSAGGTTGRAELCTVHLFDRVAEVTGRISLQSAVRDGDEVVVRCSEDRP; via the coding sequence ATGTTGTCACTTGCACTTTTTCTCCTGGTCACGAGGCCGACCTTTGACCTGGGCACCGAATCAGAAGCCAGACTCGAGCGGGATACTGTCTGGCAGGCTCGGGGTGAGCAGTTCTACGATGAGCCGATTGACCCGGACATGTATTTAATCAGGCCGGGCGAACTGTTGCGAGTGACGTTCATCGGCACTCAGCTACCCCCTCTGCAGTTGGCGGTTGATGCAGAGAGCCGGATCGTTGACCAGAATCTGGGCGTGGTAGATCTTGCGGACCGCACGCTGAGTGAGGCGCGCGGCCTCTTGACTCAGGCCATGGCGCGGGTATATAACACCGGCGAGGCGGCTGTCTCGGTGAGCGATCCGTATCCGGTGGTGATCCGGGTCTCAGGAGCGGTGAACCGGCCGGGCCGGTACCGCGCGTACCTGTCGCAAAGGGTATCAGATATCATTGACTCCGCCGGCGGCATCGCGCCCGGAGGTTCAGCCAGACGGCTTCGGTTCGTCAGTCCGCGCCGGGAGGTGCCCGTCGATCTTGATCAAGCGGTCATGACGGGTGATCCCGGAGCCGATCCCTGCCTGTATGCCGGTCTTCACGTTATCGTCCCGCCCCGTTCGACGACGGTGGTGCACGTGCTCGGGGCTGTCAGCAACCCTCGGGAAATCGAGCTTATCGGCGGCGAAAGCCTTGATCAACTGCTGGCTCTGGCGGGCGGCCCGCTGGCCGACGCCGACGTCGGTTCCAGTTACCTTGTCAATGACTCCGGGCGAAATCCGCTGATGCCGGGCAGCATCCGCCCCGGCGATTTCATTATGGTCCCGACCGGTTCGGCAGGGGCACGAGCCGGGGATGTCATACTCGTTGGTGCCGTGGCCAGGGTCGGGCGGTATCCGTACCGTGACGGTATGAGTCTCTCCGATCTTTTGACCCTGGGTGGTGGCGCGGCAAAACGGGCGAATCTCTCCCGCGTGACCATCTTCCGCAAGGCGGAACCGGACGTTTGGAGCCGGCGTGAAGCCGCGCGCTACCCGCTTTCGCCGGCTGCGGAGGCTGATGTCGATGCCGGTGCCGTTATGCTCAGGCCGTCCGACTCGGTCTTCGTCCCGGTTCGGCTTGGCTACGTGAAAGTGAGCGGAGAAGTGCGCTATCCCGGGTTGTACGAGTATCGTTCAGGCAAGGCCGCTTCCTACTACATCGGCAGCGCCGGCGGCACCACCGGTCGGGCGGAACTCTGCACGGTGCATCTTTTCGATCGCGTCGCAGAAGTGACCGGCCGGATTTCTCTCCAGTCGGCGGTCCGGGACGGCGACGAAGTGGTGGTCAGGTGTTCGGAGGATCGGCCGTGA